Proteins from a genomic interval of Candidatus Desulfofervidus auxilii:
- the gyrA gene encoding DNA gyrase subunit A — MAVLREKIELVRLEEELKRSYLDYAMSVIIGRALPDVRDGLKPVHRRILYAMKTLGNEWDKPYKKSARIVGDVIGKYHPHGDAAVYDALVRMAQSFSLRYPLIDGQGNFGSIDGDPPAAMRYTEVRMSRIAQELLRDLEKETIDWVPNYDGTLEEPSVLPSRLPNLLVNGSAGIAVGMATNIPPHNLGEVLDALIACIENPNISLDELMKIIPGPDFPTGGIIYGIEGIKEAYSKGKGIIYIRGKVEIEEKKGKTFLVIKEIPFQICKAKLVEKIAELIKEKKLEGISEIRDESDREGIRVVIELKKGEDAQVILNRLYTYTPLEISYGIILLALVNNRPLLLNLKDLLFHFIEHRKEIVIRRTRFELKKAKDRVHILEGLMLTLNHLDEIISLIRKAESPTSAKKDLIERFSLSEVQAQAILDMRLQRLTQLEREKLIKEYKDLIKDIERYESILSSEALVNEIIKDEFKELKETYADARKTEIREKKEIISIEDLIPDEEVVVTITYRGYIKRIKLDIYKSQKRGGKGIIGTEVKKDDFVQDIFVASTHSYLLIFTSKGIAYALKVHEIPTAGRIATGKPLINLLRLSPQEKIAIILPIKDFENDYFITIVTKKGFIKRTSIKEFAFLSTTTRGIKAATIDSEDELVAGRLTDGKNEIFLLTRKGQCIRFKETNIRFMGRTAKGVKGIDLGYDDVVIGMETLNKNKGYILIITENGYGKRTPVEFFRPQNRGGKGIIAIKPSKKTGNVIGMCHVENSDEILLITNLGKIIRLKSEDISVMGRQAKGVKLINLGKDEKVAGLAKIVKKDVENFY, encoded by the coding sequence ATGGCAGTTTTAAGAGAAAAAATAGAATTAGTGCGTTTAGAAGAGGAGTTAAAGCGTTCTTATCTAGATTATGCTATGAGTGTGATAATTGGAAGGGCATTGCCTGATGTCCGTGATGGATTAAAACCTGTACATCGCCGTATTCTCTATGCTATGAAAACACTTGGTAATGAATGGGATAAACCTTATAAAAAATCTGCTAGAATTGTTGGTGATGTTATTGGTAAATATCATCCTCATGGTGATGCTGCTGTCTATGATGCGCTTGTAAGAATGGCTCAATCTTTTTCTCTCCGTTATCCATTAATAGATGGACAGGGAAATTTTGGTTCTATTGATGGCGATCCACCTGCAGCTATGCGTTATACTGAAGTACGCATGAGTCGTATTGCACAAGAATTACTTCGAGATCTTGAAAAAGAAACCATTGATTGGGTGCCAAATTATGATGGTACATTAGAAGAACCATCTGTTTTGCCATCTCGTTTACCAAATTTACTTGTCAATGGCTCAGCAGGCATTGCTGTTGGTATGGCTACAAATATCCCTCCTCATAATTTAGGAGAAGTATTAGATGCTCTTATTGCCTGTATTGAAAATCCTAACATTTCTTTAGATGAACTGATGAAAATAATCCCTGGTCCTGACTTTCCTACAGGTGGCATTATTTATGGTATAGAGGGAATAAAAGAAGCATATAGTAAAGGTAAAGGAATCATTTATATAAGAGGTAAAGTTGAAATAGAGGAAAAAAAAGGAAAAACTTTTCTTGTAATTAAAGAGATTCCTTTTCAAATATGTAAAGCAAAATTAGTAGAAAAAATTGCAGAATTAATTAAAGAGAAAAAATTGGAAGGTATTTCTGAAATAAGGGATGAATCAGATAGAGAAGGTATTCGTGTAGTAATTGAGCTTAAAAAAGGAGAAGATGCGCAGGTAATCTTAAACAGACTTTATACATACACTCCATTAGAAATAAGTTATGGCATTATATTGCTTGCATTAGTAAATAATCGTCCTTTGCTTCTTAATTTAAAAGATTTACTTTTTCATTTTATCGAGCATCGTAAAGAAATTGTTATTAGAAGAACTCGTTTTGAATTAAAAAAAGCAAAAGATCGCGTTCATATTTTAGAAGGTTTAATGTTAACATTAAATCATTTAGATGAAATCATTAGCCTCATTCGAAAAGCAGAAAGTCCAACATCAGCTAAAAAAGATTTAATTGAGAGATTTTCTCTTTCAGAGGTTCAAGCACAGGCAATCTTAGATATGCGCCTTCAACGTTTAACACAATTAGAAAGAGAAAAACTTATTAAAGAATACAAAGATTTAATTAAAGATATTGAACGTTATGAATCAATTTTAAGTAGTGAAGCTTTGGTAAATGAAATTATTAAAGATGAATTTAAAGAATTAAAAGAAACTTATGCTGATGCACGTAAAACAGAAATAAGAGAAAAGAAAGAGATTATTTCAATTGAAGATTTGATCCCTGATGAAGAAGTAGTAGTTACTATTACCTATCGTGGTTACATAAAAAGGATTAAATTAGATATATATAAAAGTCAAAAACGTGGAGGAAAAGGTATTATTGGAACAGAAGTAAAAAAAGATGATTTTGTCCAAGACATATTTGTTGCTTCCACACATAGCTATTTACTTATTTTTACTTCTAAAGGCATTGCATATGCCTTAAAAGTGCATGAAATTCCTACAGCAGGACGTATAGCTACAGGTAAGCCTCTTATTAACCTTCTTCGTTTATCACCTCAAGAAAAAATTGCCATTATTTTACCAATAAAAGATTTTGAAAATGATTATTTTATTACTATAGTAACTAAAAAAGGTTTTATTAAAAGGACATCCATTAAAGAATTTGCCTTTCTCTCAACTACTACTAGAGGTATTAAGGCAGCTACTATTGATTCTGAAGATGAATTAGTAGCAGGTCGTCTTACAGATGGAAAAAACGAAATATTTCTACTTACAAGGAAAGGACAATGTATTAGATTTAAAGAAACAAATATTAGATTTATGGGAAGAACAGCTAAAGGTGTAAAAGGAATAGATTTAGGTTATGATGATGTTGTAATTGGTATGGAAACATTAAATAAAAATAAAGGATATATTTTAATTATTACAGAAAATGGTTATGGAAAAAGAACCCCTGTGGAATTTTTCAGACCACAAAATCGAGGTGGAAAAGGTATTATTGCTATAAAGCCATCTAAAAAGACAGGAAATGTTATTGGAATGTGTCATGTGGAAAATTCTGATGAAATATTGTTGATAACTAACTTAGGAAAAATCATTAGATTAAAGTCAGAAGATATTTCTGTTATGGGAAGACAAGCAAAAGGAGTCAAATTAATAAATTTAGGAAAAGATGAAAAAGTAGCTGGTCTTGCAAAAATTGTTAAAAAAGATGTAGAAAATTTTTATTAA
- the dnaN gene encoding DNA polymerase III subunit beta, translating into MKLIVERQNLYSCLQKIRPFIGKKTTMPILSHILLEARENELIMMATDLELAFKGSCPAEVFAPGQLPVPGKTLYDFVRTLEYEKIELKENENHWLEITGGNSYLCLATLPPDEFPTFPEIEHFHLISFPGELFRKAIMKTYFSMAKEDVDTNLAGLCLEKQKDKLCFVSTDTYRLSYMEIPYADLDLLQFDKSIMLPRKAVLEILRLCSTGMLQIGFDNSAGVIKTDGYIFYFRLKENKFPEYHSIIPKKSEYEAKIPKRILKDILKRTSVLIADKFKVADFLFYRDRLIVRAENPAVGKIEENLDIEFSGDKLKMAFNISFLLDILNVMDSEEFIFGLNTERTPCVITGKNDIGFKALIMPVIERE; encoded by the coding sequence ATGAAGTTAATAGTAGAACGTCAAAATCTTTATTCTTGTTTACAAAAAATTCGTCCATTTATAGGAAAAAAAACAACAATGCCTATCCTATCACATATATTACTAGAAGCTCGTGAAAATGAGCTGATTATGATGGCAACAGACCTTGAACTTGCATTTAAAGGAAGTTGTCCAGCAGAAGTTTTTGCACCTGGTCAGTTACCTGTGCCTGGAAAGACCTTATATGATTTTGTTAGAACTCTTGAATATGAAAAGATAGAACTTAAAGAAAATGAAAATCATTGGCTTGAAATCACTGGAGGTAATTCTTATCTCTGTTTAGCTACACTCCCTCCAGATGAATTTCCAACTTTTCCTGAAATTGAACACTTTCATTTAATTTCTTTTCCTGGTGAATTGTTTAGAAAGGCAATTATGAAGACTTATTTTTCTATGGCTAAAGAAGATGTAGATACTAATCTTGCTGGTTTATGTTTAGAAAAACAAAAAGATAAATTATGTTTTGTTTCAACAGACACATATCGATTAAGTTATATGGAAATTCCTTATGCTGATTTAGATCTCCTTCAATTTGATAAAAGTATTATGTTGCCAAGAAAAGCAGTATTGGAAATATTGCGGCTTTGTTCAACAGGTATGTTACAAATAGGTTTTGATAATAGTGCTGGTGTGATAAAAACTGATGGTTATATTTTTTATTTCAGACTAAAAGAAAACAAATTTCCTGAATATCATTCTATTATTCCTAAAAAAAGTGAATATGAAGCAAAAATACCAAAAAGAATACTAAAAGATATTTTAAAAAGGACATCTGTGCTTATTGCAGATAAGTTTAAAGTAGCAGATTTTCTATTTTATAGAGATAGATTGATTGTTAGGGCAGAAAATCCTGCAGTAGGTAAGATTGAAGAAAATTTAGATATAGAATTTTCAGGTGATAAGTTAAAAATGGCTTTTAATATTTCATTTCTTTTAGATATTCTTAATGTTATGGATAGTGAAGAATTTATCTTTGGATTAAATACAGAAAGAACACCTTGTGTCATTACAGGTAAAAATGATATTGGTTTTAAAGCATTAATTATGCCAGTAATAGAGAGGGAATAA
- the gyrB gene encoding DNA topoisomerase (ATP-hydrolyzing) subunit B, with amino-acid sequence MEKYTAESIKVLEQLEAVRQRPAMYIGSTGSEGLHHLVFEVVDNSVDESTAGYCDLIKVTIHPDNSVTVEDNGRGIPVDIHKTEGIPAVEVVMTKLHAGGKFDQKIYKISGGLHGVGVSVVNALSAYLEVEIRREGKVYWQRYERGKPVTSLMSIGETNRTGTKITFLPDDEIFKNIRFDFDILNQRLRELAFLNPKLTIELIDERADKKEIHNYKGGIISFIKHLNRTKTVLHEPIYFEDKKEQIEIQIAIQYNNSYHEKILTFVNNINTREGGTHLVGFKAGLTRCLNNYANRYNFIKKVKFSGDDVREGLTAVISLKMPNPQFEGQTKTKLGNSEIKGLVESIVNAQLSAYLEEHPETAKIIIEKVIETARAREAARKAKELIRRKNALGDTILPGKLADCQEKDPTKSEIFLVEGESAGGSAKQGRDRRFQAVLPLKGKILNVEKTTFDRLLKSEEIRTIISALGTGIGEDFNINNIRYHKIIIMTDADVDGLHIRTLLLTFFYRQMKQVIENGYLYIAQPPLYRIAKGKKEEFYVEDEISLQKLLIDKASKTVIVKGKNGKVLEKQELKDYLTNAFIYYSLIEDLSKQGYPYKLVEMLISFGIKEKTVLRDEKKLFALKEFLKEKGISLKNERRDKETGFYTLEVIVDGHLTTINSELINSFNYQKCFLLKKKILLPFSSPYLLQIGQRKITINSEKDLFLQILEEVKKEYTIQRYKGLGEMNPEQLWETTMDPKRRILLKVTIEDAAIADELFSILMGEAVEPRREFIQTHALEAKRLDI; translated from the coding sequence ATGGAAAAATACACAGCTGAAAGCATAAAAGTGTTGGAACAGTTGGAAGCAGTAAGACAGCGACCTGCAATGTATATTGGTAGTACAGGTAGTGAAGGTTTGCATCATTTAGTTTTTGAAGTAGTGGATAATAGTGTGGATGAATCAACGGCAGGCTATTGTGATTTGATTAAAGTAACTATTCATCCTGATAATAGTGTGACAGTAGAGGATAATGGGAGGGGTATTCCGGTTGATATTCATAAAACTGAAGGAATTCCTGCTGTTGAAGTAGTTATGACTAAATTACATGCAGGAGGAAAATTTGATCAAAAAATATATAAAATTTCTGGAGGATTACATGGAGTGGGTGTTTCTGTAGTTAATGCCCTTTCTGCTTATTTAGAAGTGGAGATAAGAAGAGAAGGAAAGGTATATTGGCAACGTTATGAAAGAGGAAAACCTGTTACTTCCCTTATGAGTATTGGAGAAACAAATCGAACTGGTACAAAAATAACATTTCTACCAGATGATGAGATTTTTAAAAATATTCGATTTGATTTTGATATCTTAAATCAAAGATTACGTGAACTTGCCTTTCTTAATCCTAAATTAACTATTGAATTGATTGATGAACGTGCAGACAAAAAAGAAATTCATAATTATAAAGGAGGCATTATTAGTTTTATTAAACATTTAAATCGCACAAAAACTGTTTTACATGAGCCTATTTATTTTGAAGATAAGAAAGAACAAATAGAGATTCAAATAGCAATTCAATATAATAATAGTTATCATGAAAAAATTTTAACATTTGTAAATAATATAAATACACGCGAAGGAGGAACTCATTTAGTTGGTTTCAAAGCAGGACTTACACGCTGCCTTAATAATTATGCCAATCGGTATAATTTTATAAAAAAAGTGAAATTTTCTGGTGATGATGTGAGAGAAGGTTTAACAGCAGTCATCAGTTTAAAGATGCCAAATCCTCAATTTGAAGGTCAAACAAAAACAAAGTTAGGTAATAGTGAAATTAAAGGGCTAGTTGAATCTATTGTAAATGCTCAACTTTCTGCATATCTTGAAGAACATCCTGAAACAGCAAAGATTATTATTGAGAAGGTAATTGAGACTGCCAGAGCGAGAGAAGCAGCTAGGAAAGCAAAGGAACTTATTAGACGAAAAAATGCACTTGGAGATACAATATTGCCTGGTAAATTGGCTGATTGTCAAGAGAAAGACCCAACAAAAAGTGAAATATTTTTGGTGGAAGGTGAATCAGCTGGTGGTTCTGCAAAACAAGGAAGAGATAGGCGTTTTCAGGCAGTTTTACCTCTAAAAGGTAAAATTTTAAACGTGGAAAAAACAACATTTGATCGGCTACTTAAAAGTGAAGAGATTCGGACAATTATTTCAGCTTTAGGTACAGGTATTGGAGAAGATTTTAATATCAATAATATACGTTATCATAAAATTATTATTATGACCGATGCTGATGTAGATGGACTTCATATTCGCACTTTATTATTAACTTTTTTCTATCGTCAAATGAAGCAAGTTATAGAAAATGGTTATCTTTATATTGCTCAACCACCTTTATATCGAATAGCAAAAGGAAAAAAAGAAGAGTTTTATGTAGAAGATGAAATTTCTTTACAAAAGTTACTTATAGATAAAGCAAGCAAAACTGTTATAGTAAAAGGAAAAAATGGAAAAGTTTTAGAAAAACAGGAATTAAAAGATTATCTTACAAATGCTTTTATTTATTATTCTCTTATAGAAGATCTTTCAAAACAAGGCTATCCTTATAAACTTGTGGAAATGCTTATATCTTTTGGCATTAAAGAAAAGACAGTACTTCGGGATGAAAAAAAACTTTTTGCTTTAAAAGAATTTTTAAAAGAAAAAGGAATTTCTTTAAAGAATGAAAGAAGAGATAAAGAGACAGGATTTTATACTTTAGAGGTAATTGTTGATGGACATCTTACAACTATTAATAGTGAGTTAATAAATTCTTTTAATTATCAAAAATGTTTTCTTTTAAAGAAAAAAATTCTTCTTCCTTTTTCCTCTCCATACCTTTTACAGATTGGTCAAAGAAAGATAACAATAAATTCTGAGAAGGATCTTTTTCTTCAAATTCTTGAAGAAGTAAAAAAAGAATATACTATTCAACGTTATAAAGGTCTTGGGGAAATGAATCCTGAACAATTGTGGGAAACAACAATGGATCCAAAGAGAAGAATTTTGCTTAAAGTAACAATTGAAGATGCAGCAATAGCAGATGAGCTATTTAGTATTTTAATGGGTGAAGCTGTAGAACCTCGTCGTGAATTTATTCAAACACACGCACTTGAAGCAAAAAGATTAGATATATAA
- the ffh gene encoding signal recognition particle protein gives MMFENLSEKLNAIFKKLKGHGRLTEEHINQALREVKLALLEADVNYKVVKDFLNQVKEKALGQEVMQSLTPAQQVIKIVKDELTTLMGGSGVELNLKGMPAIIMLVGLQGSGKTTTCAKLAKFLKEKRGRRPYLVSADVYRPAAIEQLNKLGEQISIDVHPIEDSKTPLDICLDAVIKARKKGYDTILIDTAGRLHIDEKMMDELKQLKSQIMPQEILLVADAMTGQDAVNIAKSFNEALDISGVILTKMEGDARGGAALSIKAVTQKPIKFIGVGEKLDALEIFYPDRIASRILGMGDILSFIEKAQETIDLEKAKELEKKLRKSEFTLEDFREQLQRIRKMGSLEQILSMLPGFNQLKQLKNLQIDEKELIKIEAIINSMTKEERLHPEIINGSRRRRIARGSGTTVQDVNRLLKQYAQTKKMIKTFTKMGKKGKRLNLMNFFS, from the coding sequence ATTATGTTTGAAAATTTAAGTGAAAAGCTTAATGCTATTTTTAAGAAATTAAAAGGGCATGGTCGGCTTACAGAAGAGCATATTAATCAAGCACTAAGAGAAGTTAAATTGGCATTACTTGAAGCAGATGTAAATTATAAAGTTGTAAAAGACTTTCTTAATCAGGTAAAGGAAAAGGCATTAGGACAGGAGGTGATGCAAAGTCTTACTCCAGCTCAACAGGTAATAAAGATTGTAAAAGATGAATTGACTACCTTAATGGGAGGCAGTGGAGTTGAATTAAATTTAAAAGGAATGCCTGCAATTATTATGCTTGTTGGTCTTCAAGGTTCAGGAAAAACAACAACTTGTGCTAAATTGGCAAAATTTCTTAAAGAAAAAAGAGGAAGAAGACCTTATTTAGTTTCTGCTGATGTTTATCGACCTGCTGCTATTGAGCAACTTAATAAATTAGGAGAACAAATAAGTATAGATGTTCATCCTATAGAAGATTCAAAAACTCCTTTAGATATCTGTTTAGATGCAGTGATAAAAGCAAGAAAAAAAGGCTATGATACGATTCTTATTGATACAGCAGGAAGGCTTCATATTGATGAAAAAATGATGGATGAATTAAAGCAACTTAAATCTCAAATTATGCCTCAAGAGATTTTACTTGTTGCTGATGCTATGACTGGTCAAGATGCGGTTAATATAGCAAAGAGTTTTAATGAAGCTTTGGATATTAGTGGTGTTATCTTAACAAAGATGGAGGGAGATGCTAGAGGAGGTGCAGCTCTTTCTATTAAAGCTGTAACACAAAAGCCAATTAAGTTTATTGGTGTAGGAGAAAAGCTAGATGCACTTGAAATTTTTTATCCGGATCGCATAGCATCTAGAATCCTTGGTATGGGAGATATTCTTTCATTTATTGAAAAAGCTCAAGAAACAATTGATTTAGAAAAAGCAAAAGAATTAGAAAAAAAATTAAGAAAAAGTGAATTTACTTTAGAGGACTTTCGCGAGCAATTACAGCGTATCCGCAAAATGGGTTCTTTAGAACAAATTTTAAGTATGTTACCTGGATTTAATCAATTAAAACAATTAAAAAACTTGCAAATAGATGAAAAAGAGCTAATAAAAATAGAAGCAATTATTAATTCTATGACTAAGGAAGAAAGACTTCATCCAGAAATTATTAATGGAAGCCGTAGAAGACGTATTGCCCGGGGCAGTGGTACTACTGTACAAGATGTAAATAGGCTCTTAAAACAATATGCTCAAACAAAAAAGATGATAAAAACCTTTACAAAAATGGGGAAAAAAGGTAAAAGACTAAATTTGATGAATTTTTTTTCTTAA
- the rpsP gene encoding 30S ribosomal protein S16, with protein MAVRIRLLRMGAKKKPFYRIVAADARSPRDGRYLEMLGFYNPLTDPPQVKIDKEKLEKWLRQGAELTGAVKGLLKMLN; from the coding sequence ATGGCTGTAAGAATACGGTTATTGAGGATGGGAGCGAAAAAAAAGCCTTTTTATCGTATTGTAGCAGCAGATGCAAGATCACCAAGAGATGGTCGGTATTTAGAAATGCTTGGATTTTATAATCCACTAACAGACCCGCCGCAGGTAAAGATAGATAAGGAAAAGTTAGAAAAATGGTTGCGGCAAGGGGCTGAACTTACAGGAGCGGTAAAAGGTTTATTAAAAATGCTTAATTAA
- a CDS encoding KH domain-containing protein: MLKELVEYIAKSLVDRPDSVEVKEIVGEQTSVIELKVAKEDLGKVIGKQGRTARAIRTILNAASTKVKKRAVLEIIE; encoded by the coding sequence ATGCTTAAGGAATTAGTAGAATATATTGCTAAATCTCTAGTTGATAGACCTGATTCGGTAGAAGTAAAAGAAATTGTAGGAGAGCAAACTTCTGTAATTGAATTAAAAGTAGCAAAGGAAGATTTAGGGAAGGTAATAGGTAAACAAGGACGCACAGCCCGGGCAATACGTACAATTTTAAATGCAGCCTCTACAAAAGTAAAAAAGAGGGCTGTTTTAGAAATTATTGAATAA
- the rimM gene encoding ribosome maturation factor RimM (Essential for efficient processing of 16S rRNA) — translation MKEEFLLIGKVVNTHGIKGEVRVIPYTESVDSFRAAKEVYLKQKSGPFQKFHVVRVRPHKNIYIVALEGINHINNAEALIGADIYRKKSTLPPLTSPDEYYWHEVIGLEVRLITGEKIGKVKQIFNAGSNDIFVVYNRHKKKEYLIPSIEDVIEKFDWEKRILWIKPIDGLLD, via the coding sequence ATGAAGGAGGAATTTCTCCTCATCGGTAAAGTAGTTAATACTCATGGTATAAAAGGAGAAGTAAGAGTAATTCCTTATACAGAATCTGTAGATTCTTTTAGGGCCGCAAAGGAAGTTTATTTAAAGCAAAAAAGCGGCCCTTTTCAAAAATTTCATGTTGTTAGGGTAAGACCTCATAAAAATATTTATATTGTTGCTTTAGAAGGGATAAATCATATTAATAATGCAGAGGCTTTGATTGGGGCTGATATTTATCGAAAAAAATCTACTCTCCCTCCATTAACCTCTCCTGATGAATATTATTGGCATGAGGTAATTGGATTAGAAGTTCGGCTTATAACAGGTGAAAAAATAGGTAAAGTGAAACAAATTTTTAATGCTGGTAGCAATGATATTTTTGTTGTTTATAATAGACATAAGAAAAAAGAATATTTAATTCCATCTATTGAAGATGTTATAGAAAAATTCGATTGGGAAAAAAGGATTTTATGGATTAAACCTATAGATGGACTATTAGATTAA
- a CDS encoding diguanylate cyclase — MKFLVVEDDAISRLILKKTLEKQGYKIILAENGKKGWEIFQKEKENIYLIIVDWIMPEMDGLKLCKKIRASNLNHYVYIIFLSAKGEKKDIITGLEAGADDYLTKPFEPLELLSRIKVGLRIIALEQRLKEINQKLQFLAITDGLTGILNRRAILERLKEEIHRAKRENYTLAIIMADIDHFKKINDKYGHLIGDKILIEIAKRLKSHLRPYDHLGRYGGEEFLIIISKIDKEKAIKASERLRKCICENVFKIDNQRLNISISLGVTCIKSSLDIKMENLIEKSIKTADNALYKAKEKGRNCVVYEELI, encoded by the coding sequence ATGAAATTTCTTGTTGTAGAGGATGATGCTATTTCTCGTTTAATTTTAAAAAAAACACTTGAAAAACAAGGTTATAAAATTATTTTAGCGGAAAATGGGAAAAAAGGTTGGGAAATATTTCAAAAGGAAAAAGAAAATATTTATTTAATTATTGTTGATTGGATAATGCCTGAGATGGATGGTCTAAAATTGTGTAAAAAAATAAGAGCATCAAATCTAAATCACTATGTTTATATTATCTTTCTTTCTGCCAAAGGAGAAAAAAAAGATATTATAACAGGTCTTGAGGCGGGAGCAGATGATTATTTGACAAAACCATTTGAACCTTTAGAACTCCTCTCTCGTATTAAAGTGGGCTTACGTATTATTGCCCTTGAACAAAGACTAAAAGAAATAAATCAAAAACTTCAATTTCTTGCTATTACAGATGGATTAACAGGAATTTTAAATAGAAGGGCTATTTTAGAAAGATTAAAAGAGGAAATACACCGTGCAAAACGCGAAAATTATACATTAGCCATAATTATGGCAGATATTGATCATTTTAAAAAAATTAATGATAAATATGGTCATCTTATAGGTGATAAAATACTTATAGAGATAGCAAAACGTTTAAAATCACATTTAAGACCATATGACCATCTTGGAAGATATGGGGGAGAAGAATTTTTAATAATAATTTCAAAAATTGATAAAGAAAAGGCAATAAAAGCAAGTGAACGTTTACGCAAATGCATTTGTGAAAATGTTTTCAAAATAGACAATCAAAGATTAAATATCAGTATAAGCCTTGGAGTAACTTGTATTAAATCTTCTTTAGATATAAAAATGGAAAACTTAATAGAAAAAAGTATAAAAACAGCTGATAATGCTCTTTATAAAGCAAAAGAAAAAGGAAGAAATTGTGTTGTATATGAAGAATTAATCTAA
- a CDS encoding diguanylate cyclase — MNVLIAEDDEITQLILENLLKREGYKIFCAKNGKEAWEIFQKEKINMAIIDWLMPEIDGLELCKKIREAKISRYVYILFLTVKEKREDAIKAFDAGADDYVTKPFDPHELLSRIKTGARIVEVDKQLREMQKRLESLSLTDELTGVLNRRGILKRLKEELNRAKREGKSFAVILLDIDNFKRINDVFGHDAGDKVLIETTNRIINNIRPYDLVGRYGGDEFLIGINVKKGDKDLAYKIAKRFFKAISEKSFKIGDKKINLTVSMGINFVKNPSDELQKIIKNADNFLLKAKERGKNKIVMEEI, encoded by the coding sequence ATGAATGTATTAATTGCTGAAGATGATGAAATTACACAATTAATTTTAGAAAATCTTTTAAAAAGAGAAGGCTATAAAATATTTTGTGCAAAAAATGGTAAAGAAGCATGGGAAATATTTCAAAAGGAAAAAATCAATATGGCTATAATTGACTGGCTCATGCCAGAGATAGATGGTTTAGAACTTTGTAAAAAAATTAGAGAAGCAAAAATTTCTCGCTATGTTTATATTCTTTTTCTTACAGTGAAAGAAAAAAGGGAAGATGCTATAAAAGCTTTTGATGCAGGTGCAGACGATTATGTTACTAAACCTTTTGACCCTCATGAACTACTCTCCCGTATAAAAACAGGGGCAAGAATTGTTGAAGTTGATAAACAATTAAGAGAAATGCAAAAACGTTTAGAAAGCTTATCTTTAACAGATGAACTTACTGGAGTGCTAAATCGCCGAGGGATATTAAAAAGATTAAAAGAGGAATTAAATCGAGCCAAACGAGAAGGAAAATCTTTTGCTGTTATATTATTAGATATTGATAATTTTAAAAGGATTAATGATGTGTTTGGACATGATGCAGGGGATAAAGTACTTATAGAAACAACAAATCGAATTATTAACAATATTAGACCTTATGACCTTGTAGGAAGGTATGGAGGAGATGAATTTTTGATTGGAATAAATGTAAAAAAGGGAGATAAAGATTTAGCTTATAAAATTGCTAAAAGATTTTTTAAAGCTATTTCTGAAAAATCTTTTAAAATAGGTGATAAAAAAATAAATTTAACAGTAAGCATGGGAATAAATTTTGTGAAAAATCCATCTGATGAACTGCAAAAGATAATAAAAAATGCAGATAATTTCCTCTTAAAAGCGAAAGAAAGAGGAAAAAATAAAATAGTAATGGAAGAAATATGA